In Planctomycetota bacterium, the following are encoded in one genomic region:
- a CDS encoding STAS domain-containing protein: MPVDWSETVCVAHLADDPAFSDELDTLTHALEEDPRHAVLDMEGVTFLNSSNLAQLVGLRKLLQETDCRVIIASVADELWKTFELSRLDRLFERCESVALSLAKITLDA; encoded by the coding sequence ATGCCGGTCGATTGGAGTGAAACCGTCTGCGTCGCCCACCTTGCGGACGACCCGGCCTTCAGCGACGAGCTCGACACGCTCACGCACGCCCTGGAGGAGGACCCACGCCACGCCGTCCTCGACATGGAGGGCGTGACGTTCCTCAATTCCAGCAACCTGGCCCAGCTCGTCGGGCTCCGCAAGCTGCTCCAGGAAACCGACTGCCGCGTCATCATCGCCTCCGTGGCCGACGAGCTCTGGAAGACCTTCGAGCTCAGCCGCCTCGACCGCCTGTTCGAGCGTTGCGAGAGCGTCGCCCTGTCGCTGGCGAAAATCACCCTCGACGCCTGA
- the hisD gene encoding histidinol dehydrogenase — translation MPIQTIDLDAPGGAEAARQVVQRLRLDPRSLFQDDEKTSAVQGILEDVAERGDAAVVDAIRKFDDAQFEAENLVATPQELAAAADRVNGTLIGHLEQAIEQVRLYQQHVMPASAVPELERGGLRLGMRYMPIDSAGCYVPGGKASYPSSLIHLVVPAQVAGVGQIVVTTPASRFGQSDLVLAAAHLLGGPTLVRCGGPAAVAALAFGTERVPRVDKIVGPGNSYVQIAKRLVSGGVGVDGFLGPSEVLVFADDSADAAFVASDLLAQAEHDPGSCFLLTSDKSLPQRVEAELDRQLNELSRRSAAEKALVEESAIIVASDESALFELASELAPEHLSVQTRDPRQTLASLPHAGCAFLGPWSPVAVGDYVAGPSHCLPTNTTARFGGGISVFEFLKRGGIVQYDEASLRHDASAAAELADAEGLDGHAKSVRLRLTRP, via the coding sequence GTGCCGATCCAGACGATCGATCTCGATGCCCCGGGCGGTGCCGAAGCGGCCCGTCAGGTCGTGCAACGCCTCCGCCTCGACCCGCGGTCGCTGTTCCAGGACGACGAGAAAACCTCGGCCGTCCAGGGAATCCTGGAAGATGTGGCCGAGCGGGGCGATGCGGCGGTGGTCGATGCGATCCGGAAGTTCGACGATGCACAGTTCGAGGCGGAGAACCTGGTCGCCACGCCACAGGAGCTGGCTGCCGCGGCCGATCGGGTAAACGGCACGCTGATCGGGCACCTGGAGCAGGCGATCGAGCAGGTCCGGCTCTACCAGCAGCACGTGATGCCGGCGAGCGCGGTGCCGGAGCTGGAGCGTGGCGGGCTGCGGCTCGGGATGCGGTACATGCCAATCGATTCGGCCGGGTGTTACGTGCCTGGCGGGAAGGCGAGCTATCCGTCGAGCCTGATCCACCTCGTCGTTCCGGCCCAGGTGGCGGGCGTGGGGCAGATCGTCGTCACGACGCCGGCGAGCCGGTTCGGGCAGAGCGACCTGGTGCTGGCGGCGGCGCACCTGCTGGGTGGCCCGACGCTGGTGCGGTGCGGCGGACCGGCAGCGGTGGCGGCGTTGGCGTTCGGGACGGAGCGCGTGCCGCGCGTCGACAAGATCGTCGGTCCCGGCAACAGCTACGTGCAGATCGCCAAGCGACTGGTCTCGGGTGGCGTGGGGGTCGATGGGTTCCTCGGGCCGAGCGAGGTGCTGGTCTTTGCCGACGATTCGGCGGATGCGGCATTCGTGGCGTCGGACCTGCTGGCCCAGGCGGAGCATGATCCGGGCAGCTGCTTCCTGCTGACGAGCGACAAATCGCTGCCGCAGCGGGTCGAGGCGGAGCTGGATCGTCAGTTGAATGAGCTGTCGCGACGATCGGCGGCGGAGAAGGCGCTCGTCGAGGAGTCGGCGATCATCGTCGCGTCGGACGAGTCGGCCCTGTTCGAGCTCGCGTCAGAGCTGGCCCCGGAGCACCTGAGCGTCCAGACGCGCGATCCGCGACAGACGCTCGCGAGCCTGCCTCACGCGGGATGTGCGTTTCTGGGTCCGTGGAGCCCGGTGGCCGTGGGCGATTACGTGGCGGGCCCGAGTCACTGCCTGCCGACGAACACGACGGCCCGGTTCGGCGGCGGGATCAGCGTGTTCGAGTTCCTCAAACGCGGCGGCATCGTCCAGTACGACGAGGCCAGCCTCCGACACGACGCGTCGGCAGCGGCGGAACTGGCGGACGCGGAAGGGCTCGACGGCCACGCCAAGAGCGTCCGCCTACGGCTTACGCGGCCGTAA
- a CDS encoding sigma-70 family RNA polymerase sigma factor gives MRSAALSPTWFRVVRREQSADRDAGVSRAEAPRQQPLLPRVADDVPGAVEACVDRYGGAIWNLVRRACTNHAEAEDACQDIFVDLWRHAARFDASLASEWTFVMTVARRRLIDRFRRQSRRIRPGAAGEQVLAGIDAEDVGPDESAIVSEDAKLARAAMVDLSDSQRRVIDMSIFGGMSYPEIADELGLPLGTVKTHARRGLLKLRSLLSNEN, from the coding sequence ATGCGTTCGGCAGCGTTGTCGCCGACTTGGTTCCGTGTGGTTCGCCGCGAGCAGTCGGCGGATCGTGATGCCGGTGTCTCCCGTGCGGAGGCTCCTCGTCAGCAGCCGCTGCTCCCTCGCGTTGCAGACGACGTGCCCGGTGCCGTCGAGGCCTGCGTTGACCGGTACGGCGGGGCGATCTGGAATCTGGTTCGACGGGCCTGCACGAACCACGCCGAGGCTGAGGACGCGTGCCAGGACATTTTCGTCGACCTGTGGCGTCACGCGGCTCGTTTTGATGCGTCGCTGGCCAGCGAGTGGACGTTTGTGATGACGGTCGCCCGTCGTCGCCTGATCGACCGGTTCCGCAGGCAATCGCGTCGGATCCGCCCCGGTGCTGCCGGTGAGCAAGTTCTGGCCGGGATCGACGCCGAAGACGTCGGCCCGGACGAGTCCGCCATCGTGAGCGAAGACGCGAAGCTTGCCCGGGCGGCCATGGTCGACCTGAGCGATTCTCAGCGTCGCGTCATCGACATGAGCATCTTCGGCGGCATGAGCTACCCCGAAATCGCCGACGAGCTCGGGCTCCCCCTCGGGACCGTCAAGACGCACGCCCGTCGCGGCCTGCTCAAGCTCCGGTCGCTGCTGTCGAACGAGAATTAG
- a CDS encoding anti-sigma factor, translating into MRLDSVKVAQQPWQQPRENDVPTTTDDEPSRRESSHSARPDVGKSDIPLPFDADALVVALDRLEELSADVVLQGGEVLTEAETAELRTLRRLLPAEADRLSHDLAAACGAVAGVGPGPDSRLIELDPKTDPGAVALPEEVRARTVGRLNGLARKVRQEKVARDQRWMSKLGLTGWLVAAVAVFGAGYLALELRWLSDRTIGIGPLMAMMSPVEHAADDSTVSHRLAHDEDSVSLWLDSVDETHPERGARLIWSDRLQAGLVEVLGLPANDPTRSQYQLWVVDAERPHQARRVPAGLFNVKNDGGPTVTTLIVRPTLPVGHAVAFAVTREPAGGSTDCDWGDRLVLHVELPDDEQGVATWGRRAAPHS; encoded by the coding sequence ATGAGACTCGACTCGGTCAAGGTCGCTCAGCAGCCGTGGCAACAGCCGCGGGAAAACGACGTGCCCACCACCACCGACGACGAGCCATCGCGACGGGAGTCGAGCCACTCGGCCCGACCTGACGTCGGGAAATCAGACATTCCACTTCCTTTCGATGCCGACGCGTTGGTCGTCGCCCTCGACCGCCTCGAAGAGTTGTCCGCAGACGTGGTGCTGCAGGGTGGCGAGGTGCTGACGGAGGCCGAGACGGCGGAGCTTCGGACGTTGCGTCGCCTGCTGCCCGCCGAGGCCGACAGGCTGAGCCACGACCTCGCAGCCGCCTGTGGCGCAGTGGCCGGCGTCGGGCCTGGTCCGGACTCTCGGCTGATCGAGCTTGACCCCAAGACGGATCCCGGCGCGGTTGCTCTTCCTGAAGAGGTCCGTGCCCGAACGGTCGGCCGACTCAACGGCTTGGCTCGCAAGGTCCGGCAGGAAAAGGTCGCACGCGATCAGCGGTGGATGTCGAAGCTCGGCCTGACCGGCTGGCTCGTCGCCGCTGTTGCGGTGTTCGGGGCCGGCTACCTCGCTCTGGAGCTTCGATGGCTCTCCGACCGCACCATCGGCATCGGTCCGCTCATGGCGATGATGTCGCCGGTCGAGCATGCGGCAGATGACTCCACGGTTTCCCACCGGCTCGCCCATGACGAGGACTCGGTGAGCCTGTGGCTCGATTCGGTCGACGAGACGCACCCCGAACGCGGTGCTCGACTGATCTGGTCGGACCGTCTGCAGGCTGGACTCGTCGAGGTTCTGGGCCTTCCGGCGAATGACCCGACCCGCTCGCAGTACCAGCTCTGGGTCGTCGATGCCGAGCGGCCCCACCAGGCCCGGCGCGTCCCGGCAGGCTTGTTCAACGTCAAGAACGACGGTGGCCCGACCGTGACGACGCTCATCGTCCGTCCGACGCTGCCCGTCGGCCATGCCGTCGCGTTTGCTGTGACGCGTGAGCCGGCCGGCGGATCGACTGACTGCGACTGGGGCGACCGACTGGTCCTGCACGTCGAGCTGCCCGATGACGAGCAAGGCGTCGCCACGTGGGGTCGACGAGCGGCCCCGCACTCGTAG
- the rpsD gene encoding 30S ribosomal protein S4 produces MARYTGPKVRLSRRVGVPIADIPKHTSKELQLPGVHGYRGRRNTEYGIRLIEKQKLRYHYGVLEKQFRTTLDAARRSKGNTATVFIQRLERRLDNVVRRVGAARTIWAARQMVNHGHVLVDGKKVDIPSYVVEPGMEISFKEKAKPLVRENMESMAGLEIPPWLDFNPNGLAAKVQALPAPEDVPFEVNMNLIIEFYR; encoded by the coding sequence ATGGCCCGTTACACCGGCCCCAAGGTTCGACTGTCCCGCCGCGTCGGCGTCCCGATCGCCGACATCCCGAAGCACACGTCCAAGGAGCTCCAGCTCCCGGGCGTCCACGGCTACCGCGGCCGACGCAACACCGAGTACGGCATTCGCCTCATCGAGAAGCAGAAGCTCCGCTACCACTACGGCGTCCTCGAGAAGCAGTTCCGCACCACGCTCGACGCCGCCCGTCGCAGCAAGGGCAACACGGCAACGGTCTTCATCCAGCGGCTGGAGCGTCGACTGGACAACGTCGTTCGCCGCGTCGGCGCCGCCCGCACGATCTGGGCAGCCCGACAGATGGTCAACCACGGCCACGTGCTGGTCGACGGTAAGAAGGTCGACATCCCGAGCTACGTCGTCGAGCCGGGCATGGAGATCAGCTTCAAGGAGAAGGCCAAGCCGCTGGTCCGCGAGAACATGGAATCGATGGCCGGCCTGGAGATTCCGCCGTGGCTCGACTTCAACCCGAATGGCCTTGCCGCCAAGGTCCAGGCGTTGCCGGCACCCGAGGATGTGCCGTTCGAGGTCAACATGAACCTGATCATCGAGTTCTACCGGTAA